In Sulfitobacter sp. M39, the following proteins share a genomic window:
- a CDS encoding pyridoxal phosphate-dependent aminotransferase, translating into MQLSSRITGLLGGGSDGWGVFLRARQMIEQGTPVTELTIGEHDIRTAAPILQDMHRAALAGHTGYAAIPGTTALRDAVAARLQERTGVPTTRDNVLITPGGQSALFAAHMATCNPGDTALYIDPYYATYPGTIRSVSALPHAIAARAKDAFQPLADVIAAAAKQTNAASLLVNSPNNPTGVVYSRKTLEGIAQVCRDHDMWLISDEVYDTQVWEGAHLSPRALDGMAEHTLVVGSMSKSHAMTGSRCGWIVGPVDAIEHLTNLATHTTYGVPGYIQDAALFALNQGTGFETEIAAPFQRRRLLAQDILARQNAVSLVPAQGAMYLMLDVRSTGMSGEDFAYALLEKHHIAVMPGESFGAAAGGHIRVAMTIEDTRFAQALATVCDFAESLAA; encoded by the coding sequence ATGCAACTATCATCGCGTATCACAGGGCTGCTTGGCGGCGGATCAGACGGCTGGGGCGTTTTCCTGCGCGCCCGTCAGATGATTGAACAGGGTACGCCGGTGACAGAGCTGACGATTGGCGAACATGACATCCGCACCGCAGCACCGATCCTGCAAGATATGCACCGCGCCGCTTTGGCCGGACACACCGGATATGCGGCCATCCCCGGCACCACTGCTCTGCGCGATGCCGTGGCCGCGCGGTTGCAGGAACGCACCGGCGTGCCGACGACACGCGACAATGTGCTGATCACGCCGGGCGGTCAAAGCGCGCTGTTTGCCGCACATATGGCGACCTGCAACCCCGGCGATACCGCGCTTTATATCGATCCCTATTACGCCACCTACCCCGGTACGATCCGCAGTGTCAGCGCCCTGCCCCATGCGATCGCCGCCCGTGCGAAAGATGCGTTCCAACCCCTCGCGGACGTGATTGCCGCCGCCGCGAAACAGACCAACGCGGCGTCGCTGCTGGTGAATTCGCCCAACAACCCCACCGGCGTTGTCTATTCGCGCAAGACGCTTGAAGGCATCGCGCAGGTTTGCCGCGATCACGACATGTGGCTGATCTCGGACGAGGTTTACGACACGCAAGTCTGGGAGGGCGCGCACCTCTCGCCGCGCGCGCTGGACGGGATGGCGGAGCATACTCTGGTCGTGGGGTCGATGTCGAAAAGCCATGCGATGACCGGTTCGCGCTGCGGCTGGATCGTCGGGCCCGTGGATGCGATCGAGCATCTGACCAATCTGGCGACCCACACCACCTATGGCGTGCCCGGGTACATTCAGGACGCGGCGCTGTTCGCGCTGAACCAAGGCACCGGTTTCGAGACAGAGATCGCCGCGCCCTTCCAGCGCCGCCGTCTGCTGGCGCAGGATATTCTTGCGCGACAGAACGCCGTTAGCCTCGTACCCGCCCAAGGCGCGATGTATCTGATGCTGGATGTGCGCAGCACGGGCATGAGCGGCGAGGATTTTGCCTATGCGCTGCTGGAAAAACACCACATCGCGGTGATGCCTGGCGAAAGCTTCGGGGCGGCTGCGGGAGGGCATATCCGCGTCGCGATGACCATCGAGGACACGCGCTTTGCCCAAGCGCTGGCGACGGTATGCGACTTCGCGGAAAGCCTCGCCGCCTGA
- a CDS encoding phospholipase D-like domain-containing protein: MIEFFITHIEVVGVILLTLGVAFILLQQRRSPQSTAAWILFLVVMPYVAAPLFLALGFRKQGKRYEPIIFTQKEDPQTPVHALDEMFQSFNLPPALEAQRLNLHDTPQTAYAAAMEVIESATQTIDVLFYIVSDDDTGNHVVDALTEKARNGVKVRLLMDRLGTLRGPSKAVKALRKAGGEVLFFSPILQLPSSGHLNLRNHRKMIIADHARVFSGGMNIGEHYMSDHPHTDHWVDLAFTLEGQSVQTFCDVFRSDWEVACGEDVDHIITPAPTTAGNATVQLIPSGPDIVEDPLHDGIIRALHLAKTRIWIATPYFVPTEPLANALRIAALRGVDVRILVPQKSNQHIADFARGGYLRDAHTAGAKVKYFEPAMIHAKAALIDDVGLVGTANFDVRSMLLNFEAMLFVYDARSVSTLSDWFTAREADCHENMPSPHLPRRLAEGVFRIGAPIL, encoded by the coding sequence ATGATCGAATTCTTCATCACCCATATAGAGGTTGTAGGCGTCATCCTTTTGACCCTCGGCGTGGCCTTCATCCTGCTTCAGCAGCGCCGCAGCCCACAATCAACTGCCGCCTGGATCCTGTTTCTGGTGGTAATGCCCTATGTCGCCGCGCCCTTGTTCCTGGCGCTTGGCTTTCGCAAACAGGGCAAACGCTACGAGCCTATTATATTTACCCAGAAAGAAGACCCGCAAACGCCCGTGCATGCGCTGGACGAGATGTTCCAAAGCTTCAACCTGCCCCCCGCGCTGGAAGCACAACGGCTGAACCTGCATGACACACCGCAAACCGCCTATGCCGCCGCGATGGAGGTTATCGAGAGCGCAACACAGACGATTGATGTACTGTTCTATATCGTCTCGGACGATGACACCGGTAATCACGTGGTCGACGCCCTGACCGAAAAAGCCCGCAATGGCGTTAAGGTGCGCCTGCTGATGGACCGGCTTGGCACCCTGCGCGGCCCTTCCAAGGCCGTCAAAGCGCTGCGCAAGGCCGGCGGCGAGGTGCTGTTCTTTTCGCCAATCCTGCAACTGCCCAGCAGTGGCCACCTAAACCTTCGCAACCATCGCAAGATGATTATCGCCGATCATGCCCGTGTCTTTTCAGGCGGGATGAACATTGGCGAACACTATATGTCGGACCATCCGCACACCGATCACTGGGTCGATCTGGCCTTCACCCTCGAAGGGCAATCGGTACAGACCTTCTGCGATGTCTTCCGCTCGGACTGGGAAGTCGCCTGTGGTGAAGACGTGGACCATATCATAACGCCTGCCCCCACCACCGCGGGCAATGCGACGGTGCAGTTGATCCCCTCTGGCCCTGATATTGTCGAAGACCCGCTGCACGACGGGATCATTCGCGCGCTGCATTTGGCGAAAACCCGTATCTGGATCGCCACCCCCTATTTCGTCCCGACCGAGCCGCTGGCCAATGCGCTGCGCATCGCGGCGCTGCGCGGGGTGGATGTGCGTATTCTGGTGCCGCAGAAGTCGAACCAGCATATCGCGGACTTCGCCCGTGGCGGCTATCTGCGCGATGCGCATACCGCAGGGGCCAAGGTCAAATACTTTGAACCTGCGATGATCCACGCGAAAGCCGCGCTGATTGACGATGTGGGGCTTGTAGGCACGGCAAACTTCGACGTGCGCAGTATGCTTTTGAACTTTGAGGCGATGTTGTTCGTTTATGATGCACGCAGCGTGTCAACCCTGTCGGACTGGTTCACGGCCCGCGAGGCAGACTGCCACGAGAATATGCCAAGCCCGCATTTGCCCCGCCGTCTGGCCGAGGGCGTCTTTCGAATAGGAGCACCGATCTTGTGA
- a CDS encoding endonuclease/exonuclease/phosphatase family protein codes for MTQAPLRIASYNMRKAMGTDRKRDPARILRVIQTLAADIVVLQEADMRLGSRPSALPVDQVTAQTGLIAVPVPSEVSIGWHGNAVLLSPEAELIEVKHLNLPGMEPRGAMVVDFDLRDIPLRIIATHLGLMRRSRRAQLSALIAHLDAQSKRPTLIAGDMNEWSLNVGLGRLAHHFDIYAPGKSYHARLPLAALDRIAVDDALHVIDGGVCETDDARRASDHLPIWLDFARSTGQ; via the coding sequence GTGACCCAAGCCCCCCTTCGCATCGCCAGCTATAACATGCGCAAGGCCATGGGCACTGACCGCAAACGCGATCCCGCCCGCATCCTGCGCGTGATCCAGACGCTCGCGGCGGATATCGTCGTGCTGCAAGAGGCCGACATGCGCCTTGGGTCCCGCCCCTCGGCGCTGCCCGTGGATCAGGTGACGGCGCAGACCGGTTTGATCGCGGTGCCTGTCCCCAGTGAGGTCAGCATCGGTTGGCATGGCAACGCCGTCTTGCTTAGCCCCGAGGCAGAGCTGATTGAGGTCAAACACCTGAACCTGCCGGGGATGGAGCCGCGCGGTGCGATGGTGGTGGATTTCGATCTTCGCGATATCCCGCTGCGCATCATCGCCACCCATCTGGGGCTGATGCGCCGGTCGCGGCGCGCTCAGCTTTCCGCGCTCATCGCTCATCTGGATGCACAGTCCAAACGGCCGACGTTGATCGCGGGCGATATGAATGAATGGTCGCTGAACGTCGGGCTTGGGCGTCTGGCGCATCACTTTGACATCTATGCGCCGGGCAAAAGCTATCACGCGCGCCTGCCTTTGGCCGCATTGGATCGCATCGCGGTGGATGACGCGCTGCATGTGATTGATGGTGGCGTCTGCGAGACTGACGATGCGCGCCGCGCCTCGGACCACCTGCCCATCTGGCTGGATTTCGCGCGTTCTACAGGGCAGTAG
- a CDS encoding outer membrane protein, whose product MKRTMKLASAAVLASTAFAGATYAGSLAEPVVEPVMTAPVPAPDLGGDWTGFYTGLQLGYSDAEIDGDIDGDNGSYGFHAGYNYDFGRFVLGGELDYDKTDIDLEDGLGADAGSIDSVARAKIKGGYDLGNTLIYATGGYARADTSLGDEDGAFYGIGMDYKITEQYSVGAELLEHKFDDVDGNSGVDADVTTFNIRGSYRF is encoded by the coding sequence ATGAAACGCACTATGAAACTTGCATCCGCAGCCGTTCTGGCATCCACAGCATTCGCTGGCGCAACATACGCCGGTAGCCTGGCAGAGCCAGTGGTTGAGCCCGTGATGACCGCACCCGTTCCTGCACCCGACCTGGGTGGCGACTGGACAGGCTTCTACACTGGTCTGCAACTGGGCTATTCCGACGCTGAAATCGATGGCGATATCGACGGCGACAATGGTTCCTACGGTTTCCACGCAGGTTACAACTATGACTTCGGTCGCTTCGTACTGGGCGGTGAGCTTGACTACGACAAAACCGACATCGACTTGGAAGACGGTCTGGGCGCAGACGCGGGTTCCATCGATTCCGTTGCTCGTGCAAAAATCAAAGGTGGCTACGATCTGGGCAACACCCTGATCTACGCAACCGGTGGTTACGCGCGTGCCGACACATCCTTGGGTGACGAAGACGGTGCCTTTTATGGTATCGGCATGGATTACAAAATCACCGAGCAATACAGCGTTGGTGCAGAACTGCTCGAGCACAAGTTCGATGACGTAGACGGAAACTCCGGTGTTGATGCTGATGTAACCACATTCAACATCCGTGGTTCCTACCGCTTCTAA